From one Sulfurimonas sp. HSL-3221 genomic stretch:
- a CDS encoding DsrE family protein: protein MSKTKLLIVWTNGDKEVAMKLPLLYGSVILERGYWEEAHLMIWGPSIKLAAADAEVQARLKQMQESGVTMSACIVCTEDYEATDALAALGVENTHTGEMLTACLKDDSWAVMTV from the coding sequence ATGTCGAAAACGAAACTCCTGATCGTCTGGACGAACGGCGACAAAGAGGTCGCCATGAAGCTGCCCCTGCTTTACGGCTCCGTCATTTTGGAACGGGGCTACTGGGAAGAGGCCCACCTGATGATCTGGGGACCCTCCATCAAACTGGCCGCCGCCGATGCGGAGGTGCAGGCACGTCTGAAACAGATGCAGGAGAGCGGCGTCACCATGAGCGCCTGCATCGTCTGCACCGAGGATTATGAGGCTACGGATGCCCTCGCGGCACTGGGAGTAGAGAATACCCACACCGGCGAGATGCTCACGGCGTGTCTCAAAGATGACAGCTGGGCGGTAATGACGGTATAA